Proteins co-encoded in one Ruegeria sp. HKCCD4315 genomic window:
- a CDS encoding ABC transporter ATP-binding protein — MAQIVVKNVKKMFGDFTAVRESSFTIEDGEFFMLLGPSGCGKTTTLRMIAGLELPTSGEIYLDGEEISQRPPSERDIAFVFQMFALYPHMNVRKNISYPLISQGMPRGAVKAKVEEVAGILGIKDILDSPVGGLSGGDRQRVALGRAIVREPKAFMMDEPLGALDAEFREHMAEELRALHDRMGATTVYVTHDQLEAMQMGDKIVVMNNAVIEQFGTPQEIYDKPATMFVADFIGSPSMNFLPFQGKVAPDSEMVRLNGHDEAVPKLMEGAEGDLVFGVRPEHVFLSDTSAYRAKVLAAEYLGTTQIVTLQSPNGELKARIDARDVVNPGETVGLEFRSHAVTLFEKSTGRALRSALNDEVLSNG; from the coding sequence ATGGCCCAGATCGTAGTCAAAAACGTAAAGAAGATGTTCGGCGATTTCACGGCTGTCCGCGAAAGCTCGTTCACGATTGAAGACGGTGAGTTTTTCATGTTGCTAGGGCCATCTGGCTGCGGAAAGACGACGACGCTGCGGATGATCGCGGGGTTGGAGCTTCCAACGTCGGGCGAAATCTATCTGGACGGTGAAGAGATTAGCCAGCGACCGCCATCAGAGCGTGACATTGCCTTCGTGTTCCAGATGTTCGCGCTGTATCCGCATATGAACGTACGCAAGAATATAAGCTACCCCCTGATATCGCAGGGCATGCCGCGTGGCGCCGTCAAAGCCAAAGTAGAGGAAGTCGCGGGAATTCTGGGGATCAAGGACATCCTCGACAGCCCCGTAGGAGGGTTGTCAGGCGGCGACAGGCAGCGCGTGGCGCTGGGTCGCGCGATCGTTCGCGAACCCAAAGCGTTTATGATGGACGAACCGCTGGGCGCCTTGGATGCCGAGTTTCGGGAGCATATGGCCGAAGAATTGCGCGCGCTTCATGACCGTATGGGCGCAACCACTGTTTACGTCACACACGATCAGTTAGAAGCCATGCAAATGGGCGATAAGATCGTAGTGATGAACAACGCTGTGATCGAGCAATTCGGCACACCTCAGGAAATCTACGACAAACCAGCCACAATGTTCGTTGCAGATTTTATCGGGTCTCCTTCGATGAACTTCCTGCCTTTTCAGGGAAAGGTCGCGCCCGATTCGGAAATGGTGCGACTGAATGGTCACGACGAAGCCGTACCCAAACTGATGGAAGGGGCGGAAGGTGACTTGGTTTTTGGCGTTCGCCCCGAACATGTTTTTCTATCGGATACGAGCGCATACCGGGCCAAGGTCCTGGCCGCAGAATACTTGGGAACCACCCAGATCGTGACGCTGCAAAGCCCGAACGGAGAGCTGAAAGCCCGGATTGATGCCCGCGACGTCGTAAATCCCGGCGAGACGGTGGGATTGGAGTTCCGCTCTCACGCGGTAACCCTATTTGAAAAATCAACCGGGCGCGCGTTGAGGTCCGCCCTGAACGACGAGGTGCTAAGCAATGGCTGA
- a CDS encoding LacI family DNA-binding transcriptional regulator, producing the protein MEDQKQRLELVKKPTVNDIARVAGVSLATVDRVLNRRPGVRAVTVQKVQKAIDELGYVRDTAAANLARNRVYNFLFVLPDTDNEFVEAISSQIAEQSRDQFIERTRIAIRKVAPFEPQDIVNILNAVDSSEVDGVAVFGPETPSVRDAVKRLRDKGVPVVALVSDLPSSERDHFVGIDNVSAGRTAAQLMGRFVHREGKVLVLTGSRLARDHLERRQGFDLVVAEEFPHLQVVASVEGRDDPDLIYKMMPEIFETYPDLVGIYSSAAGNAGLIQFLSENKLSKDLVIIAHELTPLSREALRLGTFDALISQDTGHIVRSAVRLLRATSDKVPFNKAQERIRIDIYLKENIPP; encoded by the coding sequence GTGGAAGACCAAAAACAAAGATTAGAATTGGTGAAAAAGCCAACCGTTAATGACATCGCGCGCGTTGCGGGTGTTAGCCTAGCGACTGTTGACCGGGTCTTGAACAGACGTCCCGGCGTGCGGGCCGTAACCGTACAGAAGGTGCAAAAGGCAATTGATGAGCTGGGGTATGTGCGTGACACCGCTGCGGCAAACCTTGCACGAAACCGAGTTTACAACTTCCTCTTTGTTCTGCCGGACACGGACAACGAGTTTGTGGAGGCAATCAGCAGTCAGATCGCAGAACAATCCCGCGACCAATTTATCGAGCGGACTCGTATTGCGATAAGGAAAGTCGCTCCGTTTGAGCCGCAAGATATTGTCAATATTTTGAATGCTGTCGACAGTTCAGAAGTTGATGGGGTTGCTGTTTTTGGGCCCGAAACGCCTTCTGTTCGCGATGCGGTAAAACGGCTCAGGGACAAAGGCGTTCCTGTGGTTGCGTTGGTGTCTGACTTGCCCAGCTCTGAGCGAGACCATTTTGTAGGAATTGACAACGTTTCGGCAGGACGAACCGCCGCTCAATTGATGGGGAGGTTTGTCCATCGCGAAGGCAAGGTCTTGGTTCTTACAGGATCCCGTTTGGCGCGTGACCACCTCGAACGTCGCCAGGGCTTTGACCTAGTTGTAGCTGAGGAATTTCCACACCTCCAAGTCGTCGCATCTGTCGAGGGCCGCGATGACCCGGATCTGATTTACAAGATGATGCCCGAAATCTTTGAAACCTATCCGGATCTGGTCGGAATATACTCGTCAGCAGCGGGCAACGCAGGCCTGATTCAATTTCTTTCAGAGAACAAACTCAGCAAGGATCTGGTGATCATAGCTCATGAGCTTACGCCGCTCAGTCGTGAGGCGCTTAGGCTTGGCACATTTGATGCTTTAATCTCGCAAGACACTGGGCACATTGTTCGTTCTGCCGTCCGTCTTTTGCGGGCAACTTCGGATAAAGTGCCATTCAACAAAGCCCAGGAACGTATCCGTATCGATATCTATCTGAAGGAAAATATACCGCCATAG
- a CDS encoding dihydroxyacetone kinase subunit DhaK encodes MAQFLNTKETLVTEAIDGLLASSGGRLTRLDGYPHIKVVYRSDWDKSKVALVSGGGSGHEPAHAGFVGAGMLTAAVCGEVFASPSVEAVLAGILAVTGEAGCLLIVKNYTGDRLNFGLAAERARALGRKVEMVVVDDDIALPDLPQPRGVAGTLFVHKIAGALAESGADLDTVATAARNTIAKVVSIGMSLDTCTVPGSPKEDRIAPGKAELGLGIHGEPGVQQVEFSNAVSAMSTVVEKLKQRVGSGDCVALVNNLGSTTPLEMAVLTHALFETGIAHHIIGPAPMMTSLDMHGFSVSILPVDQDDLSALETSVDLAAWPGVNSIDPIKVAPLPDGLTPIDPIPSHNPTTRETITRLSELLINAEKSLNELDAKSGDGDTGSTLATAARALQGSLDRMPLADLTQLFPALGNELSQTMGGSSGVILAIFFNAAGDACASGASVSKSLVEGLNRVSQVGGAKVGDRTMIDALAPALTALPSGLKHAAQAAREGANNTANIRRAKAGRAAYVPEENLVGHNDPGAEAVALLFEGLAREIEG; translated from the coding sequence ATGGCCCAGTTCCTCAACACAAAAGAAACCCTGGTGACAGAAGCGATAGACGGTCTCCTCGCGTCATCAGGAGGGCGACTGACCCGATTGGACGGCTACCCGCATATCAAGGTTGTCTACCGGTCAGATTGGGACAAATCGAAAGTCGCCCTGGTTTCTGGCGGTGGGTCTGGTCACGAGCCCGCCCACGCGGGTTTCGTTGGTGCCGGTATGTTGACAGCCGCGGTCTGCGGCGAAGTTTTCGCCTCCCCGTCGGTCGAGGCGGTTCTGGCAGGTATTCTTGCGGTCACAGGTGAGGCAGGGTGCCTGCTTATCGTCAAGAATTACACTGGAGATCGATTGAATTTTGGACTGGCAGCGGAACGCGCCCGCGCATTGGGCCGCAAGGTTGAAATGGTCGTTGTCGATGATGACATCGCCCTGCCCGACCTTCCGCAACCACGTGGCGTGGCGGGTACGTTGTTCGTTCACAAAATAGCCGGAGCGCTTGCTGAAAGCGGTGCTGACCTAGATACCGTTGCCACCGCAGCAAGAAACACCATAGCAAAGGTTGTCAGCATCGGAATGAGCTTGGACACCTGTACCGTTCCGGGTTCTCCAAAAGAAGACCGGATTGCCCCTGGCAAAGCAGAGCTTGGATTGGGCATCCATGGCGAACCTGGTGTACAGCAAGTCGAGTTCTCAAATGCCGTATCGGCTATGTCCACAGTAGTTGAGAAGCTGAAGCAACGGGTTGGGTCCGGGGATTGTGTAGCCTTGGTCAACAACCTGGGCTCTACAACTCCACTGGAAATGGCCGTCCTCACGCATGCCTTGTTCGAGACTGGTATTGCCCATCATATCATTGGCCCGGCACCAATGATGACATCGCTGGATATGCACGGGTTTTCGGTATCCATTCTGCCCGTGGATCAGGACGATTTGTCAGCCCTTGAAACGTCTGTTGATCTGGCCGCTTGGCCCGGGGTGAATTCCATCGACCCGATCAAAGTTGCACCATTGCCTGATGGCCTGACCCCGATCGATCCAATCCCTTCGCACAATCCCACCACAAGGGAAACGATCACCCGGCTGTCTGAGCTGCTTATTAACGCAGAGAAGAGCCTGAACGAGCTGGACGCAAAATCCGGGGATGGCGATACAGGAAGCACATTGGCGACTGCCGCAAGAGCATTGCAAGGAAGTCTTGACCGCATGCCGCTTGCCGATTTGACACAACTGTTTCCGGCGTTGGGTAATGAGTTAAGCCAAACCATGGGTGGTTCTTCCGGCGTGATACTTGCAATTTTCTTCAACGCAGCCGGAGATGCCTGTGCGAGCGGGGCTTCGGTATCGAAGTCTCTGGTTGAAGGACTGAATCGCGTCAGCCAGGTTGGGGGCGCCAAGGTCGGTGACAGGACAATGATTGACGCCCTAGCACCGGCACTTACTGCACTGCCATCTGGTCTGAAACATGCGGCCCAGGCTGCCCGCGAAGGTGCGAACAACACCGCGAATATTCGTCGTGCGAAGGCAGGCCGTGCAGCTTATGTTCCCGAAGAAAACCTTGTTGGACATAACGATCCCGGCGCTGAGGCTGTTGCTTTGTTGTTTGAAGGCTTAGCGCGGGAGATTGAGGGCTGA
- a CDS encoding ABC transporter ATP-binding protein encodes MAEVVLENISKSFGNLKAVDDISMTIPNGAFVVLLGPTGAGKTTTLRLISGLEKLDSGTVRIAGRDVGIDTPAQRDVAMVFQQYSLYPHMTVRENLSFPLRSPILKTPEDEITRKVNEVAEILQIPHKLDNKATELSGGEMQRVSIGRALVRDPQIFLMDEPLSSLDAKLRADLRVELKRIQADLGSTLLYVTHDQVEAMTMATHIGVLENGKLVQYGTPRDIYENPGSVYVASRLGLPRINILPSDLFGGDHKGPQIGLRPENIIEGEGSEARVIRAEHLGDQTRLHLDLNGHSVVTLIDVHKDYPSGKIIKIRPNNPLYFDASGARVN; translated from the coding sequence ATGGCTGAAGTCGTTTTGGAGAATATCTCGAAATCATTCGGCAATCTTAAAGCGGTGGATGATATCTCAATGACGATCCCCAACGGCGCCTTTGTGGTGTTGTTGGGTCCGACAGGTGCGGGAAAAACGACGACGCTGAGATTGATATCCGGGCTTGAGAAACTGGACTCTGGAACAGTACGCATTGCCGGGCGTGACGTCGGTATAGATACACCTGCCCAGCGCGATGTGGCGATGGTCTTCCAGCAATACTCGCTGTACCCGCATATGACGGTGCGCGAGAACCTGTCTTTCCCTTTGCGGTCGCCGATCCTGAAGACACCAGAGGATGAGATCACGAGGAAGGTTAACGAAGTCGCTGAGATCCTGCAAATTCCGCACAAGCTGGACAACAAAGCGACTGAACTGTCTGGTGGCGAAATGCAGCGCGTTTCAATTGGACGGGCGCTTGTGCGTGACCCCCAGATATTCCTGATGGACGAACCGCTCAGCTCTCTGGACGCCAAGCTCCGGGCGGATTTGCGGGTCGAGCTTAAAAGGATTCAGGCCGATCTGGGGTCGACCTTACTGTACGTGACGCATGATCAGGTCGAAGCCATGACAATGGCGACACATATCGGCGTTTTGGAAAACGGCAAGCTGGTTCAGTATGGCACCCCTCGCGACATCTATGAAAATCCCGGCAGTGTTTACGTGGCCAGCAGGTTGGGTCTGCCACGGATCAACATCCTACCGTCCGATTTGTTTGGGGGCGATCACAAAGGTCCGCAGATTGGCCTGCGCCCAGAAAACATCATCGAAGGCGAAGGCAGCGAGGCGCGCGTGATACGCGCCGAGCATCTGGGAGACCAAACACGGCTGCATCTGGATCTGAATGGTCACTCGGTGGTGACCCTGATCGATGTCCATAAGGACTACCCATCTGGAAAGATTATAAAAATCCGCCCCAACAACCCGTTGTATTTTGACGCGTCCGGCGCGCGCGTGAATTAA
- a CDS encoding carbohydrate ABC transporter permease: MSDRTVDRVAEATPERVARKIRGLSDRAIAWIFISPTIFLLLAINIFPLIWTIQLSFTNYKANRIGREVKDVGLRNYERILTDSDTWLNMQATAHFLFWTIFFQVLIGFTLAWLINKKFKGNDLWTTIIVLPMMLSPAVVGNFWKFLYQPQIGLFNYIVSWFTGKDPSSFEMLGSVTLAPWAIVIVDTWMWTPFVMLICLAGLRSIPDYIYEAAEIDRASKLRQFFTITIPMVLPFLMLAVLFRGIENFKMFDLVVQLTGGGPGSVTELTSINLKREAFEKWRTGYASAYAIILFVTVFGLASIYVKALNKVKQR; the protein is encoded by the coding sequence ATGTCTGACCGGACCGTAGATCGCGTTGCGGAGGCAACGCCCGAGCGAGTTGCGCGAAAAATCCGAGGTTTATCCGACCGCGCGATCGCCTGGATATTCATCTCCCCAACGATTTTCCTATTGCTGGCGATCAACATCTTTCCGTTGATCTGGACCATCCAACTGAGCTTTACCAACTACAAGGCCAACCGGATCGGGCGCGAAGTCAAAGATGTGGGGCTCAGGAATTACGAGCGTATTCTGACAGACTCGGACACCTGGCTAAATATGCAGGCGACGGCGCACTTCCTGTTCTGGACGATCTTTTTCCAGGTCTTGATCGGGTTTACTCTGGCCTGGTTGATCAACAAGAAATTTAAGGGCAACGATCTTTGGACCACGATTATCGTGCTGCCGATGATGCTGTCTCCTGCAGTCGTCGGGAACTTCTGGAAGTTCTTGTATCAACCTCAAATCGGGCTGTTTAACTACATCGTGTCATGGTTCACAGGCAAAGACCCGTCGAGCTTTGAGATGCTCGGGTCGGTAACACTGGCGCCCTGGGCCATAGTGATTGTCGACACCTGGATGTGGACCCCCTTCGTGATGTTAATCTGTTTGGCCGGGCTGCGCAGCATTCCCGATTACATCTACGAGGCGGCTGAGATCGACAGGGCCAGCAAGCTGCGGCAGTTCTTCACGATCACTATCCCGATGGTGCTGCCATTCCTGATGCTCGCAGTGCTGTTTCGAGGGATCGAGAACTTCAAGATGTTCGATCTGGTGGTTCAGCTGACCGGCGGAGGGCCCGGCTCTGTAACGGAACTCACCTCAATCAATCTCAAGCGGGAGGCGTTTGAGAAGTGGCGCACCGGCTATGCCTCGGCCTATGCGATCATCCTTTTCGTCACCGTGTTCGGCCTTGCGTCGATCTACGTCAAAGCCCTGAACAAGGTGAAACAGAGATGA
- a CDS encoding ABC transporter substrate-binding protein, which translates to MTYTKLASASAIVLAATTLSTKANAEDLTLCWAAWDPANALVELSKEFEAESGHTMNFEFVPWPNFADRMLNELNSGGKLCDLLIGDSQWIGGGAENGHYVQLNDFFDAEGISMDDFAPATVYAYSTWPKGTPNYYALPAMGDANGWFYRKDWFENPEIQAAYKEATGQDLREPQSQKELLQIAQFFQGREIDGKTVYGAAIFTERGSEGITMGVTGALYPWGFKYENTPGSYDMEGAVNSPEAVEALEFYKEFYKTATPPGYTNSYMGESLDAFKSGQVAMAMNWFAFFPGLYADPNTGGDKIDFFVNPPQNQAGSTLGGQGISVVSYSDKQDAALEYIKWFAQPEVQAKWWELGGYSAHNSVLEDPGFVDSQPFAGDFLEAMAGVQDFWQEPAYAELLLAMQKRIHDYVVADQGTAQEALDLLIEDWTEVFEDEGKL; encoded by the coding sequence ATGACTTACACAAAACTGGCCTCGGCCAGCGCAATAGTCCTTGCCGCTACTACTCTTTCTACCAAGGCAAATGCTGAAGATCTGACGCTATGTTGGGCTGCATGGGACCCGGCCAACGCGCTTGTCGAACTATCAAAAGAATTCGAAGCAGAATCCGGCCACACGATGAACTTCGAATTTGTTCCGTGGCCAAATTTTGCGGACCGTATGCTGAACGAGCTGAACTCTGGGGGTAAGCTCTGCGACCTACTGATCGGTGACAGCCAATGGATCGGCGGCGGCGCTGAGAATGGTCATTATGTCCAGCTGAACGACTTCTTCGATGCTGAAGGCATCAGCATGGACGATTTCGCACCGGCCACTGTTTACGCTTACTCGACCTGGCCCAAAGGTACACCAAACTACTACGCGCTGCCTGCGATGGGCGATGCAAACGGCTGGTTCTATCGCAAGGACTGGTTTGAAAACCCCGAAATCCAAGCTGCATACAAGGAGGCGACTGGTCAGGACCTACGTGAACCTCAGTCTCAGAAAGAGTTGTTGCAGATCGCCCAGTTCTTTCAGGGTCGTGAAATCGACGGCAAGACTGTCTACGGTGCAGCAATCTTTACCGAGCGCGGCTCGGAAGGGATCACCATGGGTGTGACCGGAGCGCTGTATCCATGGGGTTTCAAATACGAAAACACCCCGGGCTCATATGACATGGAAGGAGCTGTAAACTCACCGGAAGCTGTTGAAGCTCTGGAGTTCTACAAGGAATTCTACAAAACGGCGACACCTCCGGGATATACCAACTCTTACATGGGTGAGAGCCTGGATGCCTTTAAGTCCGGTCAGGTCGCCATGGCGATGAACTGGTTTGCGTTCTTCCCAGGTCTCTATGCCGACCCCAATACCGGCGGTGACAAGATCGACTTCTTTGTAAACCCACCACAAAACCAGGCAGGTTCAACGCTTGGCGGACAAGGCATTTCTGTTGTCAGCTACTCTGACAAACAGGACGCCGCCCTTGAATACATCAAGTGGTTCGCACAGCCAGAAGTGCAGGCCAAATGGTGGGAGCTCGGCGGCTACTCGGCTCATAACTCTGTGCTGGAAGATCCTGGTTTCGTGGACAGCCAACCGTTTGCCGGTGACTTCCTTGAAGCAATGGCTGGAGTTCAGGATTTCTGGCAAGAGCCTGCCTATGCGGAACTCCTGCTGGCCATGCAGAAACGCATCCACGACTACGTGGTCGCAGACCAAGGTACCGCTCAAGAAGCGCTTGATCTTCTGATCGAAGATTGGACGGAAGTCTTCGAAGACGAAGGTAAACTGTAG
- a CDS encoding sugar phosphate isomerase/epimerase has translation MKTIKGPALFLAQFAGDEAPFNSWDTITKWAADCGYKGVQVPSWDGRLFDLEQAATSTDYCDDFKGKARENGVEVTELSTHLQGQLVAVHPAYDSAFDGFAAESVRGNPKARQEWAVDQVKKALSASKNLGISAHATFSGALAWPYVYPWPQRPAGLIETAFDELARRWVPILNHADECGVDVCYEIHPGEDLHDGVTYEMFLERTGNHPRACMLYDPSHYVLQCLDYLDNIDIYKDRIRMFHVKDAEFNPTGRQGVYSGYQSWVDRAGRFRSLGDGQVDFGAVFSKMAANDFDGWAVVEWECCLKHPEDGAREGAQFVSDHIIRVTEKAFDDFADGGADEAANRKMLGIE, from the coding sequence ATGAAAACGATCAAAGGTCCAGCTTTGTTTCTTGCGCAATTTGCGGGGGACGAAGCGCCGTTCAATTCGTGGGACACGATCACCAAATGGGCGGCTGATTGCGGATACAAGGGTGTTCAAGTCCCCAGTTGGGATGGCCGGTTATTCGACCTCGAGCAGGCCGCGACCAGTACTGATTATTGCGATGATTTCAAAGGCAAAGCCAGAGAAAATGGTGTCGAAGTCACTGAACTGTCCACGCACCTTCAGGGCCAGCTTGTGGCCGTTCACCCTGCCTATGACAGTGCGTTTGATGGCTTCGCGGCCGAAAGCGTCAGAGGAAACCCAAAGGCCCGTCAAGAATGGGCAGTGGACCAGGTCAAAAAGGCGCTGTCCGCTTCGAAAAATTTGGGCATTTCGGCACATGCGACATTCTCAGGCGCGCTGGCATGGCCCTATGTCTATCCTTGGCCGCAGCGCCCTGCGGGCTTGATTGAAACGGCATTTGATGAACTTGCGCGCCGTTGGGTGCCCATCCTGAATCACGCCGATGAATGCGGTGTCGATGTCTGCTACGAAATCCACCCCGGAGAAGACCTCCACGATGGTGTGACATACGAGATGTTTCTGGAACGGACGGGCAATCACCCACGGGCCTGCATGCTATACGACCCGTCGCACTACGTGCTGCAATGCCTCGACTATTTGGACAATATTGACATCTACAAAGATCGGATCCGGATGTTCCATGTCAAAGATGCCGAGTTCAACCCGACCGGGAGGCAGGGTGTTTACTCGGGATATCAAAGCTGGGTTGATCGGGCTGGGCGGTTCCGGTCGCTTGGTGATGGCCAAGTAGATTTCGGTGCCGTCTTCTCGAAAATGGCTGCGAATGACTTTGATGGGTGGGCTGTGGTCGAATGGGAATGCTGTCTCAAACACCCCGAGGATGGAGCGCGTGAAGGCGCTCAGTTTGTGTCAGATCACATCATCCGTGTGACCGAGAAAGCCTTTGATGATTTCGCCGACGGTGGTGCAGACGAAGCCGCCAATCGTAAAATGCTGGGGATTGAGTGA
- a CDS encoding carbohydrate ABC transporter permease, with amino-acid sequence MSSFSVTEPSNRSKWIAGFLVITYALITMIPLVWILLTGFKSPADAISYPPKVVFDPTLEGYVNLFTTRTRQTQEFLEANPPQNWADEIVRQYDMVIVGPSKFGERFMNSVIIGFGSTFLSIFLGTLAAYAFSRFKVPLKDDLLFFILSTRMMPPVAVAIPIFLMFRNLGLSDTHLGMILLYTGVNISLAVWLLKGFIDEIPREYEEAALIDGYTRFQAFYKVVLPQAATGIASTAIFCLIFAWNEYAFAVLLTSANAQTAPPFIPTIIGIGGLDWPAVAAGATIFLIPVMIFTILMRKHLLRGITFGAVRK; translated from the coding sequence ATGAGCAGTTTTTCCGTCACCGAACCTTCGAACCGGTCCAAGTGGATCGCAGGCTTTTTGGTCATAACTTATGCGCTGATCACGATGATCCCGCTGGTGTGGATCTTGCTGACCGGTTTCAAATCGCCCGCCGACGCGATTAGCTATCCGCCCAAAGTAGTTTTTGACCCAACGCTTGAAGGCTACGTCAATCTCTTCACCACGCGCACACGGCAAACGCAGGAGTTTTTGGAAGCTAATCCCCCGCAGAACTGGGCCGATGAGATCGTGCGCCAATATGACATGGTGATTGTAGGACCATCGAAGTTCGGTGAGCGCTTTATGAATTCGGTTATCATCGGATTTGGCTCGACTTTCTTGAGTATCTTCCTAGGCACGCTGGCCGCTTATGCGTTCAGCAGGTTCAAAGTTCCACTCAAGGACGATCTTTTGTTCTTCATTCTTAGTACGAGGATGATGCCCCCGGTTGCCGTCGCCATCCCAATCTTCCTGATGTTCAGAAACCTTGGGCTGAGCGACACGCATCTTGGGATGATCCTGTTGTACACGGGCGTGAACATTTCGCTGGCGGTCTGGCTGCTGAAAGGATTCATCGACGAAATCCCACGCGAATACGAAGAAGCCGCCCTCATAGATGGCTACACGAGGTTTCAGGCGTTTTACAAAGTGGTGCTGCCGCAAGCCGCCACAGGCATAGCCTCAACTGCAATCTTCTGCTTGATCTTCGCCTGGAATGAATACGCGTTTGCCGTACTGCTAACATCCGCAAACGCGCAGACTGCACCGCCCTTCATCCCGACCATCATCGGTATTGGCGGCTTGGACTGGCCTGCTGTAGCGGCTGGCGCGACGATCTTCCTGATCCCTGTCATGATTTTCACCATCCTGATGCGCAAACATTTGCTGCGCGGGATCACATTCGGAGCCGTACGCAAATGA
- a CDS encoding Gfo/Idh/MocA family protein, with the protein MVTGRSEETSGRIRLGMVGGGNDAFIGGVHRIAARLDDKFELVAGALSSTPEKSLESGQALGLERVYEDYKQMAIREARLKSGIEAVSIVTPNHVHYAAAREFLKRGIHVICDKPLTSTLADAKKLVKAAENANALFILTHNYTGYPMVRQAREMVANGDIGKIRVVQVEYPQDWLTEQQDFKQAEWRTDPERSGAGGSTGDIGTHAYNLACFVTGLTAESLAADLQAFVPGRKVDDNAHVLLRFEGGARGMLWSSQVAPGNENALRLRIYGEKGGLEWSQEDPNYLWFTPYNEPKRLITRNGAGAGDAANRLSRVPPGHPEGYLEGFANIYGEAAEAIQAFRNGSSPAASVVYPTIHDGLNGVKFVAACVQSSSRNAAWVSLT; encoded by the coding sequence ATGGTCACAGGACGCAGTGAAGAAACCTCGGGTCGCATTCGCCTTGGCATGGTTGGCGGTGGAAACGACGCCTTCATAGGCGGTGTTCATCGCATAGCCGCGCGACTGGACGACAAGTTCGAACTGGTTGCCGGTGCCTTGTCCTCGACGCCAGAGAAATCTCTTGAAAGTGGTCAGGCATTGGGGCTCGAACGGGTCTATGAAGACTATAAACAAATGGCGATAAGGGAAGCCCGGCTGAAATCTGGGATCGAGGCGGTCTCAATCGTCACGCCAAATCACGTCCACTATGCCGCCGCGCGTGAGTTCCTGAAACGCGGTATACATGTCATTTGTGACAAGCCACTCACCTCGACCCTTGCCGATGCAAAGAAGCTGGTCAAAGCAGCGGAAAACGCGAACGCCCTATTCATTTTGACCCACAATTACACGGGCTATCCGATGGTTCGGCAGGCGCGTGAAATGGTTGCCAACGGCGATATTGGCAAGATCCGCGTGGTTCAGGTTGAATACCCGCAGGATTGGCTGACCGAGCAGCAGGATTTCAAACAGGCGGAATGGCGAACCGACCCCGAACGCTCGGGCGCGGGTGGATCAACCGGTGACATCGGAACCCACGCATACAACCTTGCGTGCTTTGTAACCGGGCTGACGGCGGAAAGCCTGGCAGCAGACTTGCAGGCCTTTGTGCCGGGGCGCAAAGTCGATGACAACGCCCACGTCTTGCTTCGCTTCGAGGGCGGAGCCCGGGGTATGTTGTGGTCTTCTCAGGTGGCTCCCGGCAATGAAAACGCACTTCGTTTGCGGATCTACGGTGAAAAAGGTGGGCTAGAGTGGTCTCAGGAAGATCCCAATTACCTTTGGTTCACGCCCTACAACGAGCCCAAGCGTCTGATCACGCGAAATGGCGCCGGGGCTGGTGATGCTGCCAATCGGTTAAGTAGAGTTCCGCCAGGACATCCTGAGGGGTACCTGGAGGGGTTCGCGAATATCTATGGGGAGGCTGCTGAAGCCATCCAAGCTTTCCGAAATGGGAGTTCACCTGCCGCGTCCGTTGTTTATCCAACGATTCATGACGGGCTCAATGGGGTTAAGTTTGTCGCCGCATGCGTGCAAAGCTCTTCAAGGAATGCGGCTTGGGTCAGCTTAACTTAA